Part of the Primulina huaijiensis isolate GDHJ02 chromosome 15, ASM1229523v2, whole genome shotgun sequence genome is shown below.
TAACCCATTTGCTTCATGTAACATTATATACCACTACTCTTTTGGCAACATCAGCATCCCCGAGGTTTGGTCTTGTTCGATAATAACGACAGTATGACAACTCCCTGATCCTTGAGGTATTTGGGGTGTGTAGTAGTTCTGGCACATAATATTAGTAGAACAGGACTTAAAAGATTATAAAGTTGAATCTTTCATTTTGAGAAAAAGTGAATGCTttcgaaatttttttcataaaatttgaatttttttattcaacgtGAACGACTACGTCTGCTCATTCTCGTCTAATTCCCCCTAAGTAGTCAGTATTTGGTCTTTTTGGTGGAAACAATTTTCGTTCTAATTATATGCCTATAATGGCACCATGGGAGGAACTATGGCCGTGTTTATTATAAGCTCCCTCATGTGAAATATGGTCGTGTTTAGTATAAGCTCCTTTGTGTTTAGTAATTTACTATGTTGTTTGAAAATTATCCAATCCTTCATCCTGTTTTGAGCCTAATATATATCTGAGGATGTCTAGATTTCAGTATAGAGGAAAATTCTGTATTTCATACAagggaatttaataattttacgATTGGAGTATCATTGCAGATTTATATGTTTCCATGGTTTCTTGTTCGATTGTGAAGCTCCCGCTTAAGAAGGTGGATAAGGTTACCTTTCTCATGGGATTTGGCAATCATCTTTTAAGTAGAAAGCAGTTTAAATCAATTCTCCtattatttctcaaacaatGTGTTGTAACATTTTGTGGgttattttttttggttaaaaatcACTGCATACTTGGTTTATCAAATGAAGGTTTGGTGCTCTGGTTAACTTCATGCTTAGAATTTTGATTCACATATttctttgaaattatttttcccTACCTTGTAGCCTTGGCTAAAGCTCAACAACTACTACATGACCCACAGGAGAGGGAGTATCTTTTGAACCAAGTTAATTCTGCAAAAGGTTTGTGCTTAAGCTTCTTTTTTCTTAAGGACCTATTTCCTCCAATTTTTCTTGCCTATATAtagttatttaaaaatatgattgtttgattataccaaaaaaatggttttttaaattaaaattgctTGTGGTTagcttcaaataaaaaaaaaatcttgtagCTTGATATTCAGTTCTACAAGTGGATCAACTACCAATTCACATTTTTCTCTTTCACATCTAATATTTTTGCTGCATTCTTTTATGGAATGTCTTTTATGATAATAGTATAGAGCTATAAAGAATTTCCGTCatatgcttataaatatgacctTTCTACAGTACATCTGTAAAGCACTTATCTGTTCTTAATGTATTGCAGAAGAACTTAGAGCAAAGAGGAAAAAACAGTTGAAAAAAGACACTGCTACCAAGTTAAAGTCATTAGTAGATGAGGTAAAGGTTCTTTTTTTGCATCCACTTTCTTGATAATTCTTGGTGCATGTGTTGTTAATAGTCCCCTGTCCGTTGAAATTTGCAGAAATAATATTTCCTTCTTCTTTCTGTGGATGTCTTTTTCATTTCTTCACCTTCCATCCCATTATTTGTTTCTGTTGATATGCGATCTTTAATCTTTTGGTCGGTTTGACCTCATCTTTTTCCTGTGCATCACACTGTTTGCTTCTGCTAAAATGTGAATGAAAATACATATATTCCCTTCATGATTGAAATTTGAACTTAATATCAGTTGATATGCAGGTGAAGAACAGATTATAAGTTTCCATACTTTTTAATAATGATGCAGGGAAAGTATGAACAGGAATATGAACGATCAGATGAATTCCAGCAGCAGCTCAAGTTAAAGGTTCGAGAACTTTTAACGGATCAAGAATGGAGGAGAAGGAAGATGCAAATAAGGGTATGCGGCATCACTTTTTCTGTGCCGATTGCTATAATTTCTCTCTTCACATCCATGCTATCTTTGAAACTTGTAGATATCAGAGGAGGAAGGTAGATTAAAGAAAGATGAGGAAGAAACTAAAGAGTTGTGGAAACGGAAGCGTGAACACGAAGAGCAGTGGGAAGGCACAAGAGAGAATCGGGTTTGTTGTTTATACATGTCATCTGACATAATGACACTTGTTAGGCGTGTAGAAAGATGGATGGATAGGTCGACAAAAGTGAGAATGAGAATGTATTTTAAAGTCTGGTGATTTTAAGTCATGAACATCAAGCTACATAATCGATATTTTACCCCTCCTTTGAGCTTGAAATTGGAAGTACAAGTGCCTGTTGGAAACTCTGAGAAATTTAGTGTGGACAGTTTCGTTAAAACCAGCCATGTGATGAAAAGTTGAAGACACCAAATTTTTAGTTTATTGGTTTCATCGTGCACTAAGAACCTCGTTTTCTTGTACTAACATTGCTAACAGCTGATTTGGGATCTTTCAGGTTTCCAGCTGGAGGGACTTTATGAAGGGTGGAAAGAAGGCAAGATTTCTCTGTTTCATTTTGTTACAGTaagatgtatttttttttttatctaaaccCCAAAAGTGCAAGTCGATGCAATTTTTTTGACATTTGTAGGTTAAGAAAGGCGAGCTTCGACCTCCAAAGCTCAAGACAGAGGATCCTAATAAATCCTATGTCCAAAGGCCGGTGCAACGGTGAACCAAGGCTTTTATTGTCGATCAATCAACTATATTGTTGGCACAAAATCTGTGAAGGCATAGGTTGAGCAGGGTTGGTGTATGGCGATGGCGTTAATTTGTATCTGTTATAAGCTCAAACTTATACTAATACAATCAATCGTAGTAGTTAAAGCACCAGTAATTTCAAGTTATGTGAAGCTCAGAGCACGATCGGATTCGAAAAATTCTCTCTTATTTGAACCAAATTGCTTTACGACGTACTAAGCGGAAACACAAAATTGCAGGAGGTGAATGACCAAAGAATTcccaaaaattcaaataaaaaattcaaaaatcaaaagCCAACACTCTTCAATTATCGAAGTTTTAGGGATAGGAGGTGTGGAAAAATCAAAAGCCAAATTCTTCATAAGACATCGAAATAGGTCAAGTTGTGAGTATTTTAACCATGAACTTCATTTGTAAGTTGAATGTTAATGCTCGATGATAGCTAGTTGAGGAGCACACTGAGGATTGCCTGACAGTGCGATACATCAGGCCATAGTTTAAGGGGGGAGTATGGTTGATAGCGCGTTGCAGAGCATTATACAGAGATGATCCGAGCTAGTAAGTATATATGCGGTAGGTAAGCCGAGTGTTCCAGTCACTTATACTAGCACATATATGCCCCAGAAAACACCACCACCAAAGAAACCAAAGTTCCAGCAAGAGCCTAAGCACCACCACTAAGAAGCGAGGAAAACGACCCAACTGCAATAATAGAAGGTACCGtcaatttactttaaaaaattaGGAAAGTTTTATTTGACCATGGGGCTACACGTTCTTTCGTTTCTCCTAtttttgttcatgatttttcaTTGCCATCAGAACACTTACCTTATCATCTATAAATCAGTCTGCCAATGGAAGTAAGGTAACCTCAGACATCATCTACAAAATTGTCCCATAAGGTTTCATGACACGAATATCCAGCAAACTTGATCAAATtacatcatattaggcatggattggtTGTTTATGCAACAAACTCAGTTAAATTGTTACACAAAGAAAGTGACACTTCTAGGTCTCACCTCATCAAATTTCAATGATACCAATAATCACGAAAGATCCGTAGAAACAATGTCTGCTTCTCAAGCTAGGAAAATTAAGAGAACATGAGGGCAATAATTCTTAGCTTGTATCATAAACAAACCAAAAGAGCAGTCTAGGTTATCAGAAATTCtagttgttcaagaatttcatgAGATCTTTCCTGAAGAAATCAGTTCCTTATCTCCTGATTT
Proteins encoded:
- the LOC140960199 gene encoding J domain-containing protein spf31 isoform X3, with protein sequence MGETATSAAAPTPDEDQLLKNFLAEVSEVERDNEVNRILSCFKLNSFEHLNLPFDSSPDDVKKQYRKLSLLVHPDKCKHPQAKEAFAALAKAQQLLHDPQEREYLLNQVNSAKEELRAKRKKQLKKDTATKLKSLVDEGKYEQEYERSDEFQQQLKLKVRELLTDQEWRRRKMQIRISEEEGRLKKDEEETKELWKRKREHEEQWEGTRENRVSSWRDFMKGGKKVKKGELRPPKLKTEDPNKSYVQRPVQR
- the LOC140960199 gene encoding J domain-containing protein spf31 isoform X1, coding for MGETATSAAAPTPDEDQLLKNFLAEVSEVERDNEVNRILSCFKLNSFEHLNLPFDSSPDDVKKQYRKLSLLVHPDKCKHPQAKEAFAALAKAQQLLHDPQEREYLLNQVNSAKEELRAKRKKQLKKDTATKLKSLVDEGKYEQEYERSDEFQQQLKLKVRELLTDQEWRRRKMQIRISEEEGRLKKDEEETKELWKRKREHEEQWEGTRENRVSSWRDFMKGGKKARFLCFILLQLRKASFDLQSSRQRILINPMSKGRCNGEPRLLLSINQLYCWHKICEGIG
- the LOC140960199 gene encoding J domain-containing protein spf31 isoform X2, which codes for MCLIEMMARRQRNVRVEFCGILSCFKLNSFEHLNLPFDSSPDDVKKQYRKLSLLVHPDKCKHPQAKEAFAALAKAQQLLHDPQEREYLLNQVNSAKEELRAKRKKQLKKDTATKLKSLVDEGKYEQEYERSDEFQQQLKLKVRELLTDQEWRRRKMQIRISEEEGRLKKDEEETKELWKRKREHEEQWEGTRENRVSSWRDFMKGGKKARFLCFILLQLRKASFDLQSSRQRILINPMSKGRCNGEPRLLLSINQLYCWHKICEGIG